The following is a genomic window from Halodesulfovibrio marinisediminis DSM 17456.
GCGAAAAGGCCAACGAAGTTTGTTGGAACGGCGTTCATTGTGCCAAGTGCCATGCCAAGCAGCTGCTGCTTGCCAGGGAGCTTTGCAAGGTCGCCAAGCTGAGCTTCGGTGAGAAGCTTGCCTTCGAGAGAAGCATGCTTAACAGCGAAGTTTTTGCTCTTCTTAGCGAATTCAACTACAGCCTTAGCAACTGCAACGGGATCTTCGAAACCAAGGGCAATCGCGGTGTTCTCTTTGAAAGTATCAGCGAGAACCTCATGAGTGCCACCGGTGACTGCGATGCGTGCGAGAGTGTTCTTTACAACGTGGTATTCACCAGAAGCGTTGCGAAGATCATTTCTAAGCACGGTCATCTCTTCCACCGGCAAGCCCTTGAAGTCAGTCACAACCGCAATAGATGCACCTTCAGCTTTTTCTTTCAGGCGTTCAATAATGAC
Proteins encoded in this region:
- the rplJ gene encoding 50S ribosomal protein L10, giving the protein MNRSEKAVIIERLKEKAEGASIAVVTDFKGLPVEEMTVLRNDLRNASGEYHVVKNTLARIAVTGGTHEVLADTFKENTAIALGFEDPVAVAKAVVEFAKKSKNFAVKHASLEGKLLTEAQLGDLAKLPGKQQLLGMALGTMNAVPTNFVGLFANILRNFLYALNAIKDQKEAA